The following are encoded in a window of Chitinispirillales bacterium genomic DNA:
- a CDS encoding metal ABC transporter permease: protein MDFIYDAVRHSIQQAVQGGFMPDSFKYAFVINAVICAILIGPTLGAIGTVVVAKRMAFFSNAIGNSALTGIAIGIMLGEPVNNPYICLFSFAILFAIYLNFSKNKSGMSHDTLIGVFLSASLAIGAALMMFATRDINIHILDGYMFGSILTAGNGDITLLLVITALSIAAGIYGFNRTIMSGLNPSLAQVRGVAVLVYDYVFVILIALITVASVKIVGSILVEALLIIPAAAARNISKSLKTFVLFSVIFATLSAITGIIIPMEYNIPIPSGAAIIVVATIIFILTLSVKIVRRN from the coding sequence ATGGATTTTATATACGATGCTGTCAGACATTCTATACAACAAGCGGTTCAGGGCGGATTTATGCCCGATTCTTTCAAGTATGCGTTTGTGATAAACGCGGTTATATGCGCAATTTTGATAGGTCCCACGCTTGGCGCAATCGGAACGGTTGTCGTAGCGAAAAGAATGGCGTTTTTTTCAAACGCTATCGGAAATTCCGCACTCACGGGAATCGCTATCGGAATAATGCTTGGCGAACCGGTAAACAATCCTTATATTTGTCTGTTTTCGTTTGCGATTTTGTTTGCGATTTATCTTAATTTTTCCAAGAATAAGAGCGGAATGTCGCACGATACGCTAATCGGCGTGTTTTTGTCTGCAAGTTTGGCAATCGGTGCGGCGCTTATGATGTTTGCGACTCGCGACATAAATATTCACATCCTTGACGGTTATATGTTCGGCTCAATTTTAACCGCCGGAAACGGCGATATCACGCTTCTTTTGGTAATTACCGCACTGTCGATTGCGGCGGGAATTTACGGATTTAACCGAACGATAATGTCGGGACTTAACCCGTCGCTCGCACAAGTTCGCGGCGTTGCGGTTTTGGTTTACGACTACGTTTTTGTAATTTTAATCGCGCTTATTACGGTCGCTTCAGTAAAAATAGTCGGTTCGATTTTAGTCGAGGCGTTATTGATTATTCCTGCGGCGGCGGCAAGGAATATAAGCAAATCGCTTAAAACCTTCGTACTTTTCAGCGTAATTTTTGCGACGCTAAGCGCTATAACCGGAATAATAATCCCGATGGAGTATAACATTCCCATTCCGTCAGGCGCTGCGATAATAGTCGTGGCGACGATAATATTTATCTTGACGCTTTCGGTGAAAATCGTGAGAAGAAATTGA